The following are from one region of the Penaeus chinensis breed Huanghai No. 1 chromosome 5, ASM1920278v2, whole genome shotgun sequence genome:
- the LOC125025638 gene encoding uncharacterized protein LOC125025638: MAMLYIHRNVSRGYTHNGRCSVTGNNTKINPQGNKCGRETGFCINRQIKLWTNRGTTRLEQVWLGNNGVRGTSVAEKHGWSCNQCSKLCREATFSSTQTLHKRRLSTPSLDSGGGSRAPGRID, encoded by the exons ATGGCCATgttgtatatacacagaaacgtGAGCCGGGGATACACGCACAACGGACGCTGCAGTGTGACCGGAAACAACACCAAAATAAATCCCCAGGGAAATAAATGTGGTCGCGAAACAGGCTTTTGTATCAATCGCCAGATAAAACTGTGGACCAATCGCGGAACAACACGTCTGGAACAAGTGTGGCTGGGGAACAATGGCGTTCGTGGAACAAGCGTGGCTGAGAAACACGGGTGGTCGTGCAACCAGTGTAGCAAGCTATGTCGAGAGGCCACCTTTAGTTCCACGCAGACTCTCCATAA GAGAAGATTGAGCACGCCCAGCCTAGACTCTGGAGGAGGTTCGAGAGCCCCTGGAAGGATTGACTGA